From the Papaver somniferum cultivar HN1 chromosome 2, ASM357369v1, whole genome shotgun sequence genome, the window CCCTGCAATTAGTTTTAgtaggagtttttcttcaattaCCACTTGATGAATAGGAAAATCAATGCTAGGGATAAACATTTTTAAGTTCACATAAGattaattgaaaaaaataaaaatatcatttttttctgaaacggaggaaGTATAAGATTAAAGCTTGTTCCAAATAATGCATTATCAAGCattaagaagaagaacaacaaaagtaCTCATGACAAACCTTCAATTAAAATCTTATTATATGTTAATCACTCTTACATTGAGAGAAGGCAATCAAAAGAATTGCTTCTACTAAAGAAGAGAAATAACATAAGAGAACACAATCCTTGCAAGCCAAAAACTTGCTCAGGCATTCTCCTTTCAACTAAccagatcatgcatgtggacgcAAAAAAATCTTCGGTCACAACATGCCTTTACTCGCTTTCAATCTTTAAATGCTTTGTATGATAAACCAAAGCTACTCTATTTACATTTGCCTTCCTTCAAATCTTTCACCACTCTGTATGCACGCTTTCCGCCAAATGATGTGTTGCAGGTTTACAACTTCATCCTGTGGCAAAAGCCAATAACCGAAACCAGTAGTCTTTGATGACTTTGGATGTATAATGCAGAATTACCGAGAATTATATGAAGTAACTGTACTTTTATATACGAAAGAAGAACTACTATGCAGTATTTATTTGAATCCACTTTTCGCTGTTGATAACCTTCTTTAACTGCAAATGGCTTCAACAGAGAGCTTCTTCATGGTACCTGGACAAGGATCTCCTCCAAAAATCTCAGGACTAATAGTTACAGCACAAGATTGTTGCCCGATGCAGTTCTGCAACAACATTTCCTGTGTTAAAGTTTGTGCTAACAGAGATTAGGTGCAAAAATATTGCAGAAACGAACTCCCCGAGCAAGTTGTACATCTCCCTAGTGATGCAAAATATGAAACTTTGAAAAACAAAACTATATCAATACCTTTTGGAAAGCATCATAAGACTTGTGCGCGTGGCAACCTCCTTCCCTAAAGCTCCCACAAACTCCTTGTGGAGTTCCAAAGCTTGCAAACTTTATTGAAGAAATTTTCTTTCCAGGTGTACACCAAAGATGGGCTTTCGGCTTCAATGGTACTGCTGCCTTTCCATCAGCTAGAGCCAAATAACTCGATAGTGATGGTTGAGCTTCATAAATATCAGCACAAACACTCTGTACAGTTCTTCTATCCAAAGTGATTCCCCTTGGATTACCACCCAATTCTTCAAAAATAACCATCAAGTTTCCAGTGGGGTTCAACCATGAACGAGGTACATGATACCTAAAGATGAACGACAGCAACTTAGTCAAAACAAACTTCATGGTTTTCCAGAAAAGTCTTAGCTCCCTAAAATATGAAAAGGTTTATTATCTTACCATCTTTGCGAGGATTCTCCACAATTACTAGCGCATTTTTTCTCGTTATAGTTTCCAGCATAATTACAACCACCACATGTTCCAGATGCTTTATATGCAGGCCAATGACGTCCAATGCTCTGTCCATTTATCCATACTTGACCTTTTCCCATGCTACCCAAATCTAAAGCCAAAGGATCATTTCCACCTGGTGCATTGAAAATAGTCTGCAAAAAGGAGACATAGTTAGACCACATAATTGGAGCCAGTGAGAAAGTTCATGATACCTTACAGAGGGCCTGTATAGATGTTCGTTCCATATATGAAACTTGGGATCCTTACCTTGTACCATGTTAGGGGTTGTTTTTGAGCTATCAAAGATCCCTTCATCCACTCGACAGAGGAACTTCCACTAAGAGAGTTAAGACTCAAAGCTTCACCAGTCAAACCAACCTGCAAAAGTAGAAAGTTGGAAATTTTGATATTTTGGCAGTTTGCAGGGCGGTGGCAATATCAAGGAATCAAAGCAGGGAATAGACAGAAGACTAACCTTGTAGGACCACTTTTGCCATGTTAAGTCTCTTTGCTTGTCATTCAGACCCTTCAATGTGACTGGACCAAGAACCCCAGCATTCCATGTCTCAAATTGTTTGCCAATATTCTGTGTCAACTCAACCAACAAGGAGTGTGTCAGAATGGTAAGATTTGCTTGTGATTATCTAAAATATGAAAAAGTAGGCCATGAAACGAAAGAAAAACAGAACAGAAACTAACCGGGAGGCCAACAGCAGTGCTTAGTAGAGCAATCTTGTTAATGCCAACTCTCAGCCTCACATTGTTACTAAATGTCAGCTTAGGGTGATCCAAACCCCCATAAGCAGTTCCTGCAAAAACCGAACACAATATTACTCTAGGAAAGATCATTTTCTGGATGATAAACATCTCAAAAATGAATTGTTTAGGATATATTTTTGTCTGATTAAATTTGCTTACCAGATAATTGGCCGTTAATGAAAACATGCAAAGCATGACCAGCTGACATCACTGTTAGCACAGGATACTGCCCATTCTTCAAAAATGCTTCATTTGGCTCTATCTTGACACTAAAATGAAATAAAGGTGGAGAAAAGATTGAGtaagaagatgaaggaaaagaCAACAGAATACTCGATACGAATTAACTTAGTGAAATGTGTAGGTGTTAAAACTACTTACTCTGTTGAGTACCACAAATAGTCCGAAGCATCTCTTGTCACATTTATCTGCTCCAACAATCCACGTGTTGTAGCTGAATTATCATCATAGGCTGCAGTCTCTTCGTTATATGATTGCCAAGCAAACCCACTGCTCACTGGTGTCATCTTTGCCTCTGAACTTTGTGCCCCCACCTGATTAGGAATTCAGATCATATAACAGAAAACTCAGTGTTGGAGTGAAAAAGAATGTCACATATCTCTTATTATAATCACATATTTCTGAGAATACAAAGTTCTCAACAAATTTTAAAAATGTTCAGCGACATTCAAAGAGCTCAGCTATAGTTTGATACTGACCCTTGCAGTGTTGAAAACGGTGTTTTTGCAGTCTGGAAGAATGCTGATAGACCAAGGAGGAAGGTTGTATTTTAAGCCTCTAAAGGTAACTGTTGCGTAGGAGTTTGCATCATTGTTTGCAAGGAATGCAGCACAACCTCCTGCCTTGTAATTGAAGACATGAGCCTGAACAAGAAACAAGCGCGAAATATGTTACTATAGATATTGGATCTATGTGGTATGGGTATAAGTGTATAAAACAATGAGACAAACCTCTTGCTTCCTCCCAAGAACTGTTTTGGTGGGTTCGGAATAAACTAAAGCTGGTTCACAAAGCTTGATCGCTTTATGAAGATCCCTCAAATGACCATATTTGGGTTCCCTTAGTAGTCCTACATAAGAGATGAAAGAAAGTTGTCAGAAAATTCAAAACTTGCTCTAATTCAATATAACTAAGAAATTCGGTTGTCAAGCAGGATATCTAAACTTCAAGGAATTGAAAAGAATATTGAGCTCCCTGTCACTGTCAAAATGTAACGATAACTTTCTGAAAGCAGGGCAAACCGACAAACCTATTTGCAATTTAAACTATAAAGTAGTATTTTAACTCTAAGCGGCACGCTGACATCTATGACAGTCATGGTCCAATGAGGGAGACTAACATGAGAGACCCACCATGTAAAATCTACAACATGGGACATCTTTTATTCTAGAAGTTGATTTCCGAGGTTGTTCATAACTGTTTTATTTTCTGTCTTTACTAGTGGATGCAGAAAGTAGCAactgactaggataaaaagtgaaGCTCTACTTTTTTTTCTAGTTGTCTTGGTTCCCCTGTATGGAACAAACCTATGACTTCTTCCTTGTACTAAAGTAGTTTATAGAGAGTCCTAAAGGAATTGTAACTATGATGTCATAGTAATTTTTAGTCCCTCCAATGTTTTTCCAAACGCCTAAAACATCGCACAACTAAATATGTTTCTAGTCTAACTACAGATGCTGTCATTTTTGAATGGGTATTCAGGTAGGCACTTTTATGAATAAGCAAAGACTCTGATTAACATACCATATTCGTCAATTGGAGCATCATAGTCATAACTAGTTGCTATGAAAGGACCACCTGCTGTCCTCCCGAAATTTGTTCCTCCATGATACTGAAGTATAGAAGCAAAAAagaagaagctgaagttaaaacgGATTGAAGATCGCTAAACAACTTTTGAACTAGAACTACACTTAAATCATAAATGCAACTACGACAAAACCTTACCATGTAATAGTTCATGAATGATCCACCAGTTTGTATAAATTTGGCAACCGAGTACGCAACGTCTTCAGCAGGTCTATGGGGAACTGCACCCCCGAATCCAGTGAACCTATAAACAGAACAAATCCTCATAATAAGTTTCTCAGTTCTTAATAGGTGCAAGAACAGAAACATAATACTGCCAACTTGAGGAGTAATAAGTGGGCCGCCTACCATCCAGTCCAATTTTCAGTCCACATCTTTGGCTTATACTTCTTGTTGGGAGTGAACCAATCACAATAGAAACCATTGCAAGCGTTTATCTATCATAAGTGAACAAACCTAAGTTAGAAACTATAGAAATGGATAACATTCAAGAAATATCTCCTATAGTAGACCCTGCAGTCACCATCAGAGCTATCCAACATGAAGACAAAAATACTCCCACTAGAGATAAGCCGAACCATGCTTTAACGCTTAAACATGCGAGAAACAAGAGATACTTTTTTACCTATTAGAAGTGTTCAAGAGGTCAAAGTTACTTACAATTGGATCAGGAGCATCATCTTGCTTGCACATAACCCATGGGACACCAGTACCAAGTCCTACAGCCATTTTAGCTGCCCATTGCGTATACGCTTTCCCAGGAGCACCAATTTCCCATTCCTCTGGTCCATATTCATTCTCTATCTGTAAttcaaaattccaaaaccaaaactcTCAATTTTCATTTACAATTTCTGTCAAGCAATCATCTCAAATTCAATAAACTAACTCCAAGACCCGGAATGGGGGATAAGAACATTGATCAATTTGTTCACCTGGGACATAATGATTGGCCCTCCTTGAGTTTGAAACATTCTTTCAGCTTTCATCATGTCGACGATTTTTGTCGTAAACTTTTGCATTGCAGCCTTCATTATAAACCATTCAGAAAAATCCATCAACAACAGTACAATAGCAACAACTACTAAACCCCAAAACTGGAAATTTTGTAATCTGGATAGAGAAATACAATCCACAAACCTTGAATGGTCCATTATCTGTTCTGAAATGCATGCCAGGGACATACTTGAGCCAAACAGGAAAACCCCTGAATTCAAAAACACAGCTTTTTTAGAATCAATACAAATGAAATTGAAActcaaaacaagaaattgaaagtgGAAATTTGAGAGATTACCCAAAGTTCCATTCAGCACAAACATAAGGACCAATTCTGAGATGGACATAGAGACCAGCTTGATGAGCCAACTTGATAAACTTAACCAAATCATATCTTCCTTCAAAGTAATATTTCCCAGGAGAGGGTTCATGCCCATTCCAGAAGACATAAGTCTGGATTACATCTAAACCTCCATCTTTGGCTTTCTGAATAAGATCAGGCCACATCTGAAACCCAGAGAAACAAAAGTTCAATAATTTATTAAAAAGTGAAGAAAAATCCAAAATTAAAGTGAAAAACAGTAAATTCCAATTTGCAgaaagaaaaaatctaaaaatataaGTAAAAGCTGACAAGTTGTAGAAAGTTAAAAACCAAATATACCCATTTTCTATTAACTActgaaattgaaataaaaaaaaaatgaaggaacTTCAAATTCTATATGAATCAAAAAGATCAGAGATGCCCATTGCTTTCATTTAACAGACTATTGAGGAATAGAGTTCTCAAATCTTCAAAATTTATATGAAATTTGGAGAAAACAAAGAAATTTAAGGAGCCCCATTggagaaaaatcaaaaattacccagagaaactgaagaaaaatgagaaaacagtagaaaataaaatcaatcaagttTTTGAGAGAAATtaagaaaaacccattgattgCATTACTAGTAGTATACCTCAGGTGTGCTTCTAGGATAATGAATAGAACCAGAAAGGAGAATCCTTCTTTGTCCATTAATGATAATAGCTTTACTATCATAAGTTACAGAAGCTTCTGTAATACATGATAGAAAACCTAGTAATAAAAAGCTCAACCACATTATTGGTTTTGCCATTACTGTATTGGGTTTTGGTCCTTGTTTCTGAAAGGAtgcttttgttttgcttttgctgAGATTCTTTGGTGGTTTCTTCAGagcaaagagagaagaagaagaagaagaagaagaagaagaagaagaagaagaagaagaagaagaagaagaagaagaagaagaagaagaagaagaagaagaagaagaagaagaagaagaagaagaagaagaagaagaagaagaagaagaagaagaagaagaagaagaagaagaagaagaagaagaagaagaagaagaagaagaagaagaagaagaagaagaagaagaagaagaagaagaagaagaagaagaagaagaagaagaagaagaagaagaagaagaagagagatattttggaagaaagggtttttcctttgtttttgtttccatgtcttgagaatgattttgaaaaaaagaGAGTGAGTAAACAGATAGGAATTAGTTTtcgttttggagaaaaatattgaagtttttgaACTGCTTTTGAAACAAGAAATTTGAACTATTAATAGGGGTTTGAGTGGGACCTACATTTTAGTCTTAGCGTCAAATTTCATCCTATCCaattcaacaaaaacaaaaataaaaatctttatatttttcaaaaaattaaggTGATATTTTGTTTAACCAACATTTTACATATAACAAAATGATATGTGAACATCAGACAAACAAAGTTTTAAAGGGCATTCCGATATAATTTTGTTTGCTTTGCTGGTAGTAAAAGTTAGAAGCCAAATAATTTTACTTCATAAAAAATTCACATCTCGGATCTCTAAAAATTGTTTTGAAATTTGACACTCAAAcggatttctgatttttagagATCGAATAACTACTTCTGATGTGCTATCCAAAGAGGCAATTCACATCATTTTAACATGAAAATGGAAAACACTGAGGTATGCAACCGAACCAGATAATACGAACAACTAAATAATAATATCATATTGTCGTATAAATGTAATGAAAAGATAGTGTccagaccaaaaaaaaaattccccacTCTCGGCACTTGGGTGATAGTAGCTAAAAATTTCAACCTGCTAACAAAATGTCAAAATAATAATTTCTCATTTCTGTGACACTTTAGTTATCATTGTAGTACTAATTTATTTTGAAAAACAGTAGTTTTGgaacaaaggaaaaagaaaaagaatttttaAATACATTAGTGGAAAAGATTGATTACTGAATCCCCTCCCTTGATGAATGAATCCCCCAAATCCCTATACTGTTGGTTTTGTTGGTCAGTGAGTCTTTACCGCTTTT encodes:
- the LOC113347870 gene encoding beta-galactosidase 1-like isoform X1, which encodes MAKPIMWLSFLLLGFLSCITEASVTYDSKAIIINGQRRILLSGSIHYPRSTPEMWPDLIQKAKDGGLDVIQTYVFWNGHEPSPGKYYFEGRYDLVKFIKLAHQAGLYVHLRIGPYVCAEWNFGGFPVWLKYVPGMHFRTDNGPFKAAMQKFTTKIVDMMKAERMFQTQGGPIIMSQIENEYGPEEWEIGAPGKAYTQWAAKMAVGLGTGVPWVMCKQDDAPDPIINACNGFYCDWFTPNKKYKPKMWTENWTGWFTGFGGAVPHRPAEDVAYSVAKFIQTGGSFMNYYMYHGGTNFGRTAGGPFIATSYDYDAPIDEYGLLREPKYGHLRDLHKAIKLCEPALVYSEPTKTVLGRKQEAHVFNYKAGGCAAFLANNDANSYATVTFRGLKYNLPPWSISILPDCKNTVFNTARVGAQSSEAKMTPVSSGFAWQSYNEETAAYDDNSATTRGLLEQINVTRDASDYLWYSTDVKIEPNEAFLKNGQYPVLTVMSAGHALHVFINGQLSGTAYGGLDHPKLTFSNNVRLRVGINKIALLSTAVGLPNIGKQFETWNAGVLGPVTLKGLNDKQRDLTWQKWSYKVGLTGEALSLNSLSGSSSVEWMKGSLIAQKQPLTWYKTIFNAPGGNDPLALDLGSMGKGQVWINGQSIGRHWPAYKASGTCGGCNYAGNYNEKKCASNCGESSQRWYHVPRSWLNPTGNLMVIFEELGGNPRGITLDRRTVQSVCADIYEAQPSLSSYLALADGKAAVPLKPKAHLWCTPGKKISSIKFASFGTPQGVCGSFREGGCHAHKSYDAFQKEMLLQNCIGQQSCAVTISPEIFGGDPCPGTMKKLSVEAICS
- the LOC113347870 gene encoding beta-galactosidase 1-like isoform X2, whose protein sequence is MAKPIMWLSFLLLGFLSCITEASVTYDSKAIIINGQRRILLSGSIHYPRSTPEMWPDLIQKAKDGGLDVIQTYVFWNGHEPSPGKYYFEGRYDLVKFIKLAHQAGLYVHLRIGPYVCAEWNFGGFPVWLKYVPGMHFRTDNGPFKAAMQKFTTKIVDMMKAERMFQTQGGPIIMSQIENEYGPEEWEIGAPGKAYTQWAAKMAVGLGTGVPWVMCKQDDAPDPIINACNGFYCDWFTPNKKYKPKMWTENWTGWFTGFGGAVPHRPAEDVAYSVAKFIQTGGSFMNYYMYHGGTNFGRTAGGPFIATSYDYDAPIDEYGLLREPKYGHLRDLHKAIKLCEPALVYSEPTKTVLGRKQEAHVFNYKAGGCAAFLANNDANSYATVTFRGLKYNLPPWSISILPDCKNTVFNTARVGAQSSEAKMTPVSSGFAWQSYNEETAAYDDNSATTRGLLEQINVTRDASDYLWYSTDVKIEPNEAFLKNGQYPVLTVMSAGHALHVFINGQLSGTAYGGLDHPKLTFSNNVRLRVGINKIALLSTAVGLPNIGKQFETWNAGVLGPVTLKGLNDKQRDLTWQKWSYKVGLTGEALSLNSLSGSSSVEWMKGSLIAQKQPLTWYKTIFNAPGGNDPLALDLGSMGKGQVWINGQSIGRHWPAYKASGTCGGCNYAGNYNEKKCASNCGESSQRWYHVPRSWLNPTGNLMVIFEELGGNPRGITLDRRTVQSVCADIYEAQPSLSSYLALADGKAAVPLKPKAHLWCTPGKKISSIKFASFGTPQGVCGSFREGGCHAHKSYDAFQKNCIGQQSCAVTISPEIFGGDPCPGTMKKLSVEAICS